CAGAAGCAAAGAGGCTGTGTCTATCGTGAGAACAACAAGGTCAATATTTTTGCCGTTAAAGAGCTCATCAAGCCCGCCAATCAATTTCAGCTTTGATGTCCTGCTTCCCCTTTTCAACAAAACCGCGAGGTCGATATCGCTTCCGGCATGTGTTGTTTCAGTGGCCCCTGAGCCAAACAGCACAAGCAGCTCAATATTATTCTCCCTGCAAAACTTTCCAATCCCTTTAAGTTTCATGGTCATAATAAACGATATATTATTTGCTCTTAAATTAACAAAACAATAAGTAGATGTCAAAAGATTTAGATAAAAAATAGGGTTAAGAGTCATGAGTGAAGAGATAAGAGTTTGTTTGTTATCTGTTACAATCACATCTGCATCTCCACTGTTAACACTGTTCATATTCTGAACGTCGCACAAATCATCTCGTCATCACTCTCTATTTCCTATTCAAATCAACAGGCTATCACAACATTGCTTCAGTTATGTTCGCTCAATAACAACTTTCATGCTGTTCATATTCTAAACGTATTTTTTGACCTCAAAATATTTCCCTTTACTTTCGGAGAGATGCCGAGTGGCACCATTCATGCTCTACTACTGCTGAAAATTCAGGAGGTAGAAATGAGAAAACAACTTTTATTCGTTACCTACGAGAATGAGGATTTTGATGAAGGCCTTTCTTACGCGGTTGATCTTGCCAGGGCAATGAAAGAGGACCTGACCATCTTAATGGCCCGCAAGAAAAGCCTGGCGCGAAGGCTTGAGGACATCATGTCCGCTGTCACATTCGCTGAGTCCGGCGAACATGAGACGGCCCGGAAAATATTCTCGGACAAGATGGACGCAGTGTCCAGAGTCAAGCTCAATCAGTTTCTTGAGCAATGCCAGAACGAGGGCATTGTAACGCGGGTCTATACAGTAGCGCTCGATGCGATCTCGGCGATCAAAGATTTTCTGAAGGAAAAAAATACCGTTGACATGGTGCTGCTCAGTCCGAGCGTCACTGACAACGGCAGCATTACATCAAGTGATCTACAAAAACTCGTCAGGACGGCCTCAAGGCCGATTGTGACGATGGCGCGGCAGATCTATGCCGCATAAATTATGAGAGTCAGTATTGCATCTGACACTGACACTCAAGACTGACACTACATTAAGGAGAGAGTTTCATGAATTTTATGTATCTGTATTTACCGGTTGCATTAACAAGTATTAACATCCTGATCCCGGTCGGGCTTGGCCTCGCGGTAGGCCTGCTGTCGGGTCTTTTCGGAGTCGGAGGCGGCTTCCTGATGACGCCTCTTTTGATAATGTTCGGCATCCCGTCAACTGTCGCGGCGGCAACGGACTCAAACCAGATAGTGGCGGCGTCAACGTCAGGCACTTACGCCCACTGGAAGGTCGGCAACGTGGATTTTAAGATGGGGCTTTACCTTCTTGCGGGAGGCTTTGTCGGCGGGCTACTCGGAGTCCAGGGCATCAAGGTCCTGCACGCAATGGGCAACGCTGACTTTGTAATAAAAATGACCTACGTGCTCATGCTCGGCATAGTCGGCACTTACATGTTCATCGAGAGCCTGACCAGCATGAAGAAAAAGAAGACGGTGGAAGTGAAGGCTGAAAAAGAATCAGCGATGACAAGAGTCCTGAAGTCGCTTCCTCTTCAAACACGTTTTGAAAAATCAGGCGTTACACATTCACTTTTAATCCCGGTTTTTTTCGGCGGTTTTGTCGGGATACTTGCGGCGATAATGGGAGTAGGCGGCGGCTTTCTGATGGTGCCGGTCATGGTCTACATCCTGAGAATGCCGATGCATGTCGTTGTCGGCACGAGCCTTTTTCAGATATTGTTCAACTGCATTGAGGTCACATTTTTACAGGCATATACAAATCACAGCGTGGATTTCATCCTTGCGGTGCTCTTATTGTTAGGCTCCACAGTCGGGGCGCAGGTTGGAGCAGTATTCGGCAGAAAACTAAAAGGCGAACAGCTCAAGGTAATACTTGCCGTAATCGTATTGGCCGTAACGGTCAAGATAGTCTTTGAACTTACACTAACACCGGCATTACTTATATCACAGGCAGGAGGACACTAAGATGAAAGAAGACAGAAGGCAGAAGTCAGAACACAGAAGACGGATTATCCCGATGATTATCTTTGCGCTTTGCGCTTTGCTCTTTGCTCTACGCAGTAATACATCGGCGGAGCTGACGGCTGTCGCAAACCATGACCATATCAAGATAGATTTCTTTTATCACGGCAGCACTGTCAGTGTGAAAGGGACATCTGATCCCGGTGTAGACCTGGTCATTAAAATAACTTCACCGGACGGGCACGAGGTATTGAAGCAAAAAGGAAAGATGGCCGGCATCCTGTGGATGAATACCGGCACATTGAATTTCGAGAACACGCCGGACCTCTACTCCGTTCACAGCACAAAAAAGCTTGAAGATCTTTTGAGCAGGGATGAAATGGACAAATACGTTATCGGTTATCCGGCCCTCGAAAAGCACATTGAGTTGACCCCGGTTTCAAAGGGAGAAGAGAAAGATAAATGGTTCAATGAATTTGTGCGCTTCAAGGAATCTTCAAAACTGTACGCGGCGTCTTCAGGGAAGATATCCACCACAATGTCAAACGGCAGACAGAATTATTACATCATGACCGAGTGGCCCTATCAGGCCCCTCCCGGCAACTACCTTGTGACCGTGTACGCGGTAAAAGATAAAATGGTCGTCGAGAAGGCAGAGGCCAAGGTGCTGGTTGAACAGGTCGGCGTTATAAAGACACTTTCAAGCATGGCCAAGAACAGCGGCGCGTTATACGGATTTTTGTCTATAGTAATCGCGCTTGGGGCAGGATTCGGGGTCGGCCTGATATTCAGAAAAGGCGGAGGTTCACACTAATTATGTATCAGAAAATATTAGTCGGATATGATGATTCACTGCACAGCAGGGCGGCGCTTATCGAGGCCTCCAACTGGATAAAAAGACACGGGGGAAAACTTATCCTCACCCATGCCGTTTATTTTGACACGGAGGAATTCGGCATTGCTCCTGCTCAGTCTGAAAAACGCCTGAAGGTCGGGGAAAAGATCTGCGTTCAGACAAAAGAGATGGTGACTACAGAGTTCGGTATCGATGTGCAGACCCTGCTCTGTGAAGGAGACCCGTCAAACGTCATAGTGGATGTAGCAAGTGAAAACAAGGCGGACCTTATTGTGCTTGGCACCTACGGCAGAAAAGGCCTGAACAGGCTTTTGATGGGAAGCGTGACATCACAGGTGATCCTGGATTCTCCATCCGATGTGCTTATCGTAAAAAAACCGTGCAGCAAATGCACCGGGGAATACAAATCAATTCTGGTCCCTTTTGACGGCTCGGCGTTCAGCAAGATGTCGCTCAACCGCGCCATTGAATTGTCCCATATCGACGGGGCGCAGATCACCGTGCTTTATGTTATCCCCCGCTATGAAGAAATGATAGATTTCTTTAAGAGCGATTCAATAAAGAACAGCCTCCATGAGGAAGCGAAAAAAATAGTTGACGGCGCAAGCTATCTTGCCTCGATCCAGGGTGTGACCGTGAAAATGGAGATAGACGAAGGGCACGCGGCAGACAAAATAGCTGAGACCGCAAAGAGGCTGGGAATCGATCTGATAGTCATCGGAAGCTACGGCTACAGAGGAGTCAATAAGGCAATTATGGGAAGCACCACTGAGAGGGTAATTATCAACGCGGCTTGCCCCATACTTGTTGTGAGGTGAAAAAAATAATGTAGGGGCACGTCGCGACGTGCCCTTTTGTAAAAGCGCATTTGATGTCATTCCGAACTTGTTTCGGAATCTAAAAAAAAGAACGGAGATGCTGAAACAAGTTCAGCATGACAATCCGAGAGGTTTACATGAAAGGTTACAGAAAAATATTAATAGCAGTGAACGGTTCAAAGGATGTTCTTACGAAGGGCCTGAGACTGGCCCACGATGAAAAATGCTGGGTAACTGTTGTCAAGGTCATTCCTGCCAACGAAGGCGACCTGAATCTTGTGGGAGTCAAGAACATTGAAGACGTATTGAACAGCGGCGGGCAAAGGGCGGTTTCTGAATTGAAAGATATCGCTGAGGCCGAAGGCGCGTTAATAAAGACAAGGCTTGAAGAAGGCGCGCCTGACAAAAAGATCGTGGAAGTCGCGGAAGAGGAAAGATGCGACATTATCATAATGGGTGTGAAGAAACGCAACTGGCTCAGAAAGCTTTTCGGCGACAACACCGTCGGGAAGGTCATCAATCAGGCGCCCTGCCCTGTATTGGTTGTCGGAGCGTAGACTGGTC
This window of the Nitrospirota bacterium genome carries:
- a CDS encoding nucleotidyltransferase domain-containing protein, giving the protein MTMKLKGIGKFCRENNIELLVLFGSGATETTHAGSDIDLAVLLKRGSRTSKLKLIGGLDELFNGKNIDLVVLTIDTASLLLHEIFSHGKPLYEGRKGIFINQKLRAWHLYLDTEKIRRMNEKYLKAFIRKVSHVA
- a CDS encoding sulfite exporter TauE/SafE family protein produces the protein MNFMYLYLPVALTSINILIPVGLGLAVGLLSGLFGVGGGFLMTPLLIMFGIPSTVAAATDSNQIVAASTSGTYAHWKVGNVDFKMGLYLLAGGFVGGLLGVQGIKVLHAMGNADFVIKMTYVLMLGIVGTYMFIESLTSMKKKKTVEVKAEKESAMTRVLKSLPLQTRFEKSGVTHSLLIPVFFGGFVGILAAIMGVGGGFLMVPVMVYILRMPMHVVVGTSLFQILFNCIEVTFLQAYTNHSVDFILAVLLLLGSTVGAQVGAVFGRKLKGEQLKVILAVIVLAVTVKIVFELTLTPALLISQAGGH
- a CDS encoding TIGR02186 family protein encodes the protein MKEDRRQKSEHRRRIIPMIIFALCALLFALRSNTSAELTAVANHDHIKIDFFYHGSTVSVKGTSDPGVDLVIKITSPDGHEVLKQKGKMAGILWMNTGTLNFENTPDLYSVHSTKKLEDLLSRDEMDKYVIGYPALEKHIELTPVSKGEEKDKWFNEFVRFKESSKLYAASSGKISTTMSNGRQNYYIMTEWPYQAPPGNYLVTVYAVKDKMVVEKAEAKVLVEQVGVIKTLSSMAKNSGALYGFLSIVIALGAGFGVGLIFRKGGGSH
- a CDS encoding universal stress protein, translating into MYQKILVGYDDSLHSRAALIEASNWIKRHGGKLILTHAVYFDTEEFGIAPAQSEKRLKVGEKICVQTKEMVTTEFGIDVQTLLCEGDPSNVIVDVASENKADLIVLGTYGRKGLNRLLMGSVTSQVILDSPSDVLIVKKPCSKCTGEYKSILVPFDGSAFSKMSLNRAIELSHIDGAQITVLYVIPRYEEMIDFFKSDSIKNSLHEEAKKIVDGASYLASIQGVTVKMEIDEGHAADKIAETAKRLGIDLIVIGSYGYRGVNKAIMGSTTERVIINAACPILVVR
- a CDS encoding universal stress protein — encoded protein: MKGYRKILIAVNGSKDVLTKGLRLAHDEKCWVTVVKVIPANEGDLNLVGVKNIEDVLNSGGQRAVSELKDIAEAEGALIKTRLEEGAPDKKIVEVAEEERCDIIIMGVKKRNWLRKLFGDNTVGKVINQAPCPVLVVGA